A genomic window from Sphingobacterium spiritivorum includes:
- a CDS encoding DUF305 domain-containing protein, producing MKLAIKIMAIAGILLFIQACDKDDINKIKIQNHDDNEMMTIMHNMMDEMMAMQMPPDPDNAFALMMRMHHQGAIDMANKELQSGDDAQMREMAQKIIKDQKAEIQELTTFLNGHVPHLNVPEFVTEQMKNMERSGRVTDLQIINGDTDHDFAMLMIQHHQNAIGNAKLELIYGHESAMQTMAKNIIEKQDQEISEIQTWLLANKNR from the coding sequence ATGAAATTAGCGATAAAAATAATGGCAATAGCAGGAATACTGTTATTTATCCAAGCGTGCGATAAGGACGATATCAACAAAATCAAAATCCAGAATCACGATGACAATGAAATGATGACTATCATGCACAACATGATGGATGAGATGATGGCCATGCAAATGCCCCCCGACCCTGATAATGCTTTTGCTCTGATGATGCGAATGCATCATCAGGGAGCGATCGACATGGCAAATAAGGAACTGCAATCCGGCGATGATGCGCAAATGAGGGAGATGGCCCAGAAAATAATTAAAGACCAGAAGGCTGAGATTCAAGAATTAACCACATTTCTCAATGGTCACGTACCGCATCTAAATGTTCCCGAATTTGTTACAGAGCAGATGAAAAATATGGAACGCTCAGGCAGAGTGACAGATCTCCAAATCATTAATGGAGACACGGATCACGATTTTGCCATGTTGATGATTCAGCATCATCAAAATGCAATTGGAAACGCAAAATTGGAACTTATTTACGGACACGAAAGTGCTATGCAGACAATGGCAAAAAATATTATTGAAAAACAGGATCAGGAAATCTCGGAGATTCAAACCTGGTTATTAGCTAATAAGAATAGATAA
- a CDS encoding four-helix bundle copper-binding protein codes for MSLGSQYSRHLCKLCAEICRACGDECAKHDMQHCKECADACYKCAEACEQMATAV; via the coding sequence ATGAGTTTGGGAAGCCAATATAGCCGTCACCTTTGCAAGCTATGTGCGGAGATTTGTAGAGCGTGTGGAGATGAATGTGCTAAGCATGATATGCAACATTGCAAAGAGTGTGCGGATGCTTGCTACAAATGCGCAGAAGCTTGTGAGCAAATGGCAACGGCGGTATAA
- a CDS encoding RteC domain-containing protein, whose protein sequence is MSNYYEEIIKKLEDEIKEVSLELDGSIALYEVIIELILSRLSEIKEYTLKNGFDSINEEIHFFKYQKPVIVAKLIYYNAIYKIETKKPNDIKAIRKYINGELRKLKRYFESNLEFYKYYRTGSSFVDEKLFVRGKHDIKLSLDTVYFETDHRFSTSHDYKAAKIIANDLIQVYLEDQLHNIIYKDKSIDLPTLSWTGSKAALTELIYGLHSQAVFNNGNTDIITIVRFFENSFNVDLGDFYHTFLELKARKLNRTKFLDSLRDALIKKMEEQDEI, encoded by the coding sequence ATGAGCAATTATTACGAGGAAATAATAAAGAAACTAGAAGATGAAATAAAAGAGGTGTCTCTTGAACTGGATGGTTCCATAGCTTTGTATGAAGTTATTATCGAGTTGATATTATCGAGACTTTCCGAAATAAAGGAATATACACTAAAAAATGGCTTTGATAGTATAAATGAAGAGATCCACTTTTTCAAATATCAAAAACCAGTCATTGTTGCAAAACTCATTTACTATAACGCTATCTATAAAATAGAGACAAAAAAACCTAATGATATAAAAGCTATTAGGAAATACATTAATGGTGAGCTAAGGAAACTCAAACGGTATTTTGAGAGTAACCTTGAATTCTATAAATATTACCGAACAGGCAGTTCATTTGTAGATGAAAAGTTATTTGTTCGGGGCAAACACGATATAAAGTTAAGTTTGGACACGGTTTATTTTGAAACCGACCACCGGTTTTCTACATCCCACGATTATAAGGCGGCAAAAATAATTGCCAATGACCTGATTCAAGTTTATCTTGAAGACCAACTTCACAACATAATCTATAAAGATAAATCAATAGACCTACCAACATTAAGTTGGACGGGAAGCAAAGCGGCTTTAACGGAATTGATTTACGGACTGCATTCTCAAGCCGTCTTCAATAATGGGAATACAGATATTATAACCATAGTCAGATTTTTTGAAAACAGTTTTAATGTTGATTTGGGCGATTTTTACCATACATTTTTGGAACTCAAAGCAAGAAAGCTGAACCGAACGAAATTCCTTGACAGCTTACGTGATGCTTTGATTAAAAAAATGGAAGAACAGGACGAAATATAA